The Brasilonema sennae CENA114 genome includes a region encoding these proteins:
- a CDS encoding FHA domain-containing protein — MPNLSTSHTTGQNLELFHLQSNTSFELPPNLPIFRIGKPNEQIAPDINVLALPNADIVSRLHAEIQVEENTYYIIDTGSSNGTYLNSVKLEPKKRYPLNLGDKIDLGQQGNITFIFQQKQNFSSTSYSRLTHQPTVLQAQIVQPEMTGNNKQHQVDRPSKLVGLVLMVLGILIISTNTRIGLFIGIPSVLLCIAGVIVLSRRHLNRKIGWILLGLGIAIMLFTGNLFASVNLFAVLASSALLFAGYQLFNTGKVLNYSLRSFKGLFKR, encoded by the coding sequence ATGCCAAACCTCAGCACATCACACACAACAGGACAAAATTTAGAGCTTTTTCATCTCCAAAGTAACACCTCCTTTGAATTGCCACCAAATCTTCCGATTTTTAGGATTGGTAAGCCAAACGAGCAAATTGCACCGGACATCAATGTTTTAGCTTTGCCAAATGCCGATATTGTTTCTCGGCTTCATGCAGAAATTCAGGTAGAAGAAAATACTTATTATATTATTGATACGGGAAGCTCCAACGGCACATATCTTAATAGTGTCAAACTAGAGCCAAAAAAGCGCTATCCCCTTAATTTAGGAGACAAGATAGACCTAGGTCAACAAGGAAATATAACTTTCATTTTTCAACAGAAACAAAATTTTTCTTCGACTTCTTATTCCAGACTGACTCATCAACCCACAGTTCTTCAGGCTCAGATTGTACAGCCTGAAATGACTGGAAACAACAAACAACATCAAGTGGATCGTCCGAGTAAACTTGTCGGCTTAGTGCTGATGGTTTTAGGAATTTTGATCATATCTACAAACACTCGAATTGGTTTATTTATAGGTATCCCTAGTGTTCTGTTATGTATTGCAGGAGTTATCGTTTTAAGCCGACGCCATCTAAATCGTAAAATAGGATGGATTTTGCTCGGATTGGGAATTGCAATCATGCTGTTCACAGGCAATCTTTTTGCATCAGTGAATCTTTTCGCTGTCTTGGCATCCTCTGCTTTATTATTCGCTGGATATCAATTGTTTAATACGGGTAAAGTCTTGAATTATAGTTTGCGATCTTTTAAGGGATTATTTAAGAGATAG
- a CDS encoding nucleotidyltransferase family protein, with protein MGIDELLLPYREQILQIAAQHGAYNIRVFGSVARGEARRDSDVDFLVEIEPKRTLLDQIALIQSLEKLLKRKVDVAESETLHECIRERVLNEAVML; from the coding sequence ATGGGAATTGATGAATTATTATTGCCTTATCGTGAACAAATCTTGCAAATTGCTGCTCAACATGGAGCTTACAATATCAGAGTTTTTGGTTCCGTAGCTAGGGGAGAAGCAAGACGAGATAGTGATGTGGATTTTCTGGTAGAAATTGAGCCAAAACGAACTCTGTTAGATCAGATTGCTTTGATACAGTCACTGGAAAAATTGCTAAAACGCAAAGTAGATGTGGCTGAATCTGAAACTCTGCATGAGTGCATTCGAGAACGAGTGTTAAATGAGGCTGTTATGTTATGA
- a CDS encoding Uma2 family endonuclease, translating to MVSQPLATTPSEIIYPESDGKPMADNTKQFRWIVQIQQNLDWLYADDPNVFVAGDLLWYPVKGRNTIVTAPDVMVVLGRTKGDRTSYKQWEEDNIPPQVLFEILSPSNSSTEMDKKLLFYDRYGVQEYYIYNPDKNTLRGWLRTEDGLDVIGEIGNWVSPRLGIRFDSSGEELQIYRPDGSKFFSYAEVNEQLEQEKQRAEQEKQRAEQEKQRAEQAQQELEKERQRSQDLEDVLKKYRDRFGDVIE from the coding sequence ATGGTTTCTCAACCCCTGGCAACAACTCCATCAGAAATTATTTACCCAGAAAGCGACGGCAAGCCAATGGCAGATAATACCAAGCAATTTCGCTGGATTGTGCAGATTCAGCAAAATCTTGATTGGCTGTACGCTGATGATCCAAATGTTTTTGTGGCTGGGGACTTGTTATGGTATCCAGTAAAAGGTCGAAATACGATTGTCACAGCGCCAGACGTGATGGTAGTGCTTGGGAGAACAAAGGGCGATCGCACTTCGTATAAACAATGGGAAGAAGACAACATCCCGCCCCAAGTCCTCTTTGAAATCCTCTCTCCCAGTAACAGTTCAACTGAGATGGACAAAAAGCTTTTATTTTACGATCGCTACGGAGTTCAAGAATATTACATCTACAATCCAGACAAGAATACTTTGAGAGGTTGGTTGAGAACAGAGGATGGACTAGATGTGATTGGAGAAATAGGAAACTGGGTTAGTCCCCGCTTGGGTATCCGGTTTGACTCATCCGGCGAAGAGTTGCAAATCTATCGTCCCGATGGTAGCAAGTTTTTCTCTTATGCTGAAGTTAACGAGCAGCTAGAACAAGAAAAGCAACGCGCTGAACAAGAAAAGCAACGCGCTGAACAAGAAAAGCAACGCGCTGAACAAGCACAACAGGAATTGGAAAAGGAACGTCAGCGATCGCAAGATCTAGAGGATGTGTTGAAAAAGTATCGCGATCGCTTTGGTGATGTCATCGAGTGA
- the dacB gene encoding D-alanyl-D-alanine carboxypeptidase/D-alanyl-D-alanine-endopeptidase, giving the protein MPKKISLGLLLLFLGTQVGITTKPLSAQTQVVPTVVPTQTTTKSICPAQLGTSIDAVINRPLFNRARWGILVQPLSSTQTLYSRDAQKYFTPASTTKLLTTAAALQQLGTNFRIRTSVYGGGNGVLYVVGRGDPSFTDAQLTVLAKQLKQRGITTVNQLIADDTYIRGDIVHPSWQWEDIQSDYGAPINSLILNQNVFNIRLLPQTVGQPLKVIWNDISEAAQWQVINQSVTTAENQPSFINVTRDLKGKILRIKGQLALNSQPQLVSLPVVSPAEYFSRRFRSTLIAEKIPVVQTFVSSSNGKNQEELANVESPPLSELVAQTNINSNNLFAESLLRALSFKKPPAENQTSADAGLEVMKATLTQMGVDSTGYSLVDGSGLSRKDLVSPEALVQTLQAMAKSPAALVYRASLPVAARSGTLKSRFQNTPAEGIVQAKTGTMGGVVSLAGYINTPKYSPMVFSIMVNQSEQPARVVRQAIDEIVVLLAQLQNC; this is encoded by the coding sequence ATGCCAAAAAAAATCTCTCTTGGGTTGTTGCTGCTATTCTTGGGAACCCAAGTAGGTATCACCACTAAACCTCTGTCAGCACAAACACAAGTTGTACCAACAGTTGTACCAACACAAACTACCACAAAATCAATTTGTCCTGCTCAACTGGGAACGTCTATAGATGCTGTGATTAATCGTCCTCTATTCAATCGGGCGCGTTGGGGCATATTAGTACAACCTCTGTCTTCTACCCAAACTCTTTACAGTCGAGATGCCCAAAAATACTTTACCCCGGCTTCCACAACGAAACTCCTGACAACAGCTGCTGCACTACAGCAACTCGGGACAAATTTTCGCATTCGTACCTCTGTGTATGGCGGTGGTAACGGGGTTTTATATGTTGTGGGTAGAGGAGATCCTAGTTTCACTGATGCACAATTAACAGTTTTGGCAAAGCAGTTGAAACAAAGGGGTATTACGACAGTCAATCAGTTGATTGCTGATGATACTTATATTCGAGGAGATATTGTTCACCCCTCTTGGCAATGGGAAGATATACAGTCAGATTACGGCGCACCTATTAACAGCTTAATTTTAAATCAGAATGTTTTTAATATTAGACTTCTGCCGCAAACTGTCGGACAACCTCTCAAAGTTATCTGGAATGATATTAGTGAGGCTGCACAATGGCAAGTTATTAATCAGTCGGTAACAACAGCAGAAAACCAACCAAGTTTTATCAATGTGACTCGCGACTTGAAAGGAAAAATTTTGCGAATTAAAGGACAGTTAGCGCTTAATTCTCAACCTCAGTTAGTCAGTTTACCTGTTGTTTCTCCAGCGGAATATTTCTCACGTCGTTTTCGTAGTACTTTGATAGCAGAGAAAATTCCTGTTGTGCAGACGTTTGTATCATCAAGTAATGGCAAGAATCAAGAGGAATTAGCAAATGTAGAATCTCCTCCACTTTCTGAACTTGTCGCCCAAACAAATATTAATAGTAATAATCTTTTTGCTGAGTCGTTATTGAGGGCATTAAGTTTTAAAAAACCACCTGCAGAAAATCAAACTTCTGCTGATGCTGGTTTGGAAGTCATGAAAGCAACGCTTACCCAAATGGGAGTCGATTCAACAGGTTACTCTTTGGTAGATGGTTCGGGGTTATCTCGTAAAGACTTAGTGAGTCCAGAAGCTTTGGTACAAACTTTGCAGGCGATGGCAAAATCACCAGCAGCTTTGGTATATCGAGCATCTTTACCTGTCGCAGCAAGAAGCGGAACTCTAAAAAGTCGTTTTCAAAACACACCTGCTGAAGGTATTGTTCAAGCGAAAACTGGCACGATGGGCGGTGTTGTTTCTTTGGCAGGATATATCAATACGCCCAAATACAGTCCAATGGTTTTCAGTATTATGGTAAATCAAAGCGAACAGCCTGCAAGAGTTGTGCGGCAGGCTATTGATGAAATTGTGGTATTGTTAGCTCAACTGCAAAATTGTTAA
- a CDS encoding GAF domain-containing sensor histidine kinase produces the protein MSSSADLSFSRTLPSNVFHQLGAILQQMAQAVGKGALVLTEAVLIPIDIPQEWQTQRFIVVVSEQFSALLIGLPQQMGEQGGHSCYSALNLRLTLDSEAIASFILNLRDLFEQDSHIYQKLEQYRQIPTANDAQLQSQFSLLLLKYFFPQDNSKVTELSPQIYPHVSVCQPMEQALKKQVAQERVLNQVTTKIRKTLDLHVIIATAVAQVREFLQLDRLVVYKFEASRVNSKEITNLSSISSAHFPIPPQPDYVHWTGFAPNTPQVYPNKGTQGFSSSIASQQDLLNQAGSIIYEVCANDEIPSVLNNKEARTTLYWEKFSKGLTLAVDDVEKTYVLQEYLLNFFREAKVRAKLASPIMYEEKLWGLLIAHQCNAPRQWTESEKNLLSSVAEQLAIAIHQTELMRSLTQEKQTLEQRVVERTMALHDALVAAEAANRLKTEFLATVSHELLTPLTYVIGMSSTLLRWSFGELTQRQRDYLQTIHDSGEHLLEMINDILDLSQIEAGKAVLDITEFSLITIAESALNALQEKANTQRVNLKLDVQLNASRDMFSADIRRVQQILWNLLTNGIKFTPEDGEVILRLWVEDNTAVFQVEDTGIGIPEEQVSQLFEKFHQLDTPYHRRYGGTGLGLALTKQLIELHRGRIEVESSVGVGSIFTVWIPGQACSNE, from the coding sequence ATGTCTAGTTCTGCCGATTTGAGTTTCTCTCGAACCTTGCCTAGTAATGTGTTTCATCAGCTTGGAGCAATTTTGCAACAGATGGCTCAAGCAGTAGGAAAGGGGGCTTTAGTACTCACAGAAGCTGTGTTGATTCCAATTGACATACCTCAAGAATGGCAGACACAACGCTTTATCGTAGTCGTTTCTGAACAGTTTAGTGCTCTGCTTATTGGTTTACCACAACAGATGGGTGAGCAAGGGGGGCACAGTTGTTACTCCGCACTGAATCTCAGGTTGACTTTGGACTCAGAAGCGATCGCCTCCTTTATTTTGAACTTAAGAGATTTGTTTGAACAAGATTCCCATATCTATCAAAAGCTTGAACAATATCGTCAAATTCCTACTGCTAATGATGCCCAGCTTCAAAGTCAATTTTCACTTTTGTTATTAAAGTATTTTTTCCCACAAGATAATTCCAAGGTAACAGAATTATCACCTCAAATTTATCCTCATGTTTCTGTTTGTCAACCAATGGAACAAGCCCTGAAAAAACAGGTTGCTCAGGAGCGAGTGTTGAATCAAGTGACAACGAAAATCCGTAAAACTTTGGATTTGCATGTCATTATAGCAACGGCAGTTGCACAAGTTCGAGAGTTTTTACAATTAGATAGGCTTGTAGTTTACAAATTTGAGGCATCAAGAGTCAATAGTAAAGAGATAACAAATCTTTCATCTATTTCATCTGCCCACTTCCCTATTCCTCCTCAGCCTGACTATGTTCATTGGACAGGCTTTGCGCCAAACACGCCACAGGTATACCCAAATAAGGGAACTCAAGGCTTTTCATCTTCCATTGCCTCGCAGCAAGACTTACTTAATCAGGCAGGTAGTATTATATATGAAGTCTGTGCTAATGATGAAATTCCGTCAGTTCTCAATAATAAAGAAGCGCGAACAACCCTATATTGGGAAAAGTTCAGCAAAGGCTTAACCTTAGCAGTGGATGATGTTGAGAAAACTTATGTTCTGCAAGAGTATTTGTTGAATTTTTTTAGAGAAGCTAAAGTTCGCGCAAAGTTGGCTTCTCCAATTATGTATGAGGAAAAACTTTGGGGACTGTTGATTGCTCATCAGTGTAACGCGCCACGCCAGTGGACGGAAAGTGAGAAAAATTTGCTCAGTTCTGTAGCCGAACAACTTGCGATCGCCATTCACCAAACAGAGTTAATGCGATCGCTCACTCAAGAAAAACAAACCCTAGAACAACGCGTTGTTGAGCGTACAATGGCATTACACGACGCGCTTGTTGCTGCTGAAGCCGCCAACCGCCTCAAAACTGAATTTCTTGCTACAGTTAGCCATGAACTGCTTACACCTTTAACTTATGTTATCGGCATGTCTTCCACTTTATTACGTTGGTCTTTTGGCGAGTTGACTCAACGCCAAAGAGATTACCTGCAAACTATCCACGATAGTGGAGAACATTTATTAGAAATGATTAATGATATTCTTGATCTGTCTCAAATTGAGGCAGGTAAGGCAGTTTTAGATATCACAGAATTTTCATTAATAACCATAGCAGAATCTGCACTTAACGCGCTCCAAGAAAAAGCAAATACTCAGCGAGTCAATCTCAAACTTGATGTGCAACTCAACGCGTCGCGCGACATGTTCAGTGCTGACATCAGGAGAGTGCAACAAATTTTGTGGAATCTGTTAACTAATGGGATAAAATTCACACCAGAGGATGGCGAAGTCATTTTACGTCTTTGGGTAGAAGACAACACTGCTGTATTTCAGGTAGAAGATACCGGAATAGGAATTCCAGAAGAACAGGTATCACAGCTGTTTGAAAAATTTCATCAACTTGATACACCTTACCATCGTCGTTATGGAGGAACTGGATTAGGTTTGGCTTTAACTAAACAACTTATAGAACTTCATCGCGGGCGAATTGAAGTGGAATCTAGCGTTGGTGTTGGCTCAATTTTTACCGTCTGGATACCAGGACAAGCTTGCAGTAATGAGTGA
- the cobN gene encoding cobaltochelatase subunit CobN — protein sequence MHRINATSGGWNPQSESIIFLEQTPAPIVFLTSADTDIQTLAAAVPKLPTTFPALRVANLLQLQHQVSIDNYAEKVLEFASVIVLRLLGGRSYWAYGLEVVQEIVQRNGTTLIVMPGDDAIDPDFICGSTLPLSTVNQVWQYFNEGGVENFLHALEFICDTCFSTFFNPPSPQVVPRVGLYEWRREQGIGNREQGAESREQRAASSEQRAGSKEKNNSLTYIVGILFYRAHYLAGNTKVIDALCNSLAKRNLQPVPIFVSSLRDVDVQEELCEFFQPKDTQQIALLLNTTSFSLARLETETPQIDLWQKLDVPVLQVILSGGSIEQWGIQFQGLSPRDMAMNVALPEVDGRIITRAVSFKTIQSSNSSLETDVVVYEPVGDRIEFVTSLAANWVRLRSKPPQERRVALILANYPNRDGRLANGVGLDTPASCVEILKALQLAGYQVENLPDTGDELISCLTAGVTNDSEGRELRPVLQCVSLAEYEEFFGSLPEVVQKGVGERWGSVFETNRRGAEGAEKEREESFAVPGIQLGNIFVGVQPARGYDVDPSLSYHAPDLEPTHDYLAFYYWVRTCFGADAVVHVGKHGNLEWLPGKSVALSSCCYPEVALGALPHLYPFIVNDPGEGSQAKRRAQAVIVDHLTPPLTRAELYGCLHELENLIDEYYEAQSLDPSRLPMICDRIRELVVQENLFLDLELKEKGKGIKGKEESSVSSFDFSVLPSLDGYLCELKEAQIRDGLHIFGQCPQGRQLRDLIVAIARHPNRHHVGLTRALAQDLGLDFDPLTTDFSTQLSVQDIQSLANKTQHSCRSVGDAVEFLEEQAAELVEELRTQNGLRPATLTELRIQNSKLPTVLDWIRATLLPSLLQTDQEITNLLHGLDGGYVPSAPAGAPTRGRPEVLPTGKNFYSVDIRAIPTETAWDVGRKAAETVVERYVQEEGEYPKTLGLSVWGTATMRTGGDDIAQALALLGVQPVWDGAARRVVDFEILPLSVLGRPRVDVTLRISGFFRDAFPNLIDLFDSAVQAVAALNEPLEENPLAAQVRQETEYWTQLGLSLPEARVRSRYRIFGSKPGAYGAGLQGLIEGQNWTDDQDLARAYINWSCYAYSSSAREAQEATDAGVQDNSKLEVSPSSPSSLQQGRSAPEAFEMRLREMQIVLHNQDNREHDLLDSDDYYQFQGGLTAAIRAVQGKNPQTYFGDHSIPAKPQVRQLKEEIARVYRSRVVNPKWIAGMMRHGYKGAFEMAATVDYLFAYDATAKCVEDYMYQGITEAYLFDPVVSEFVYQKNPYALRDMAERLLEAHQRGLWDDVNTQTLEHLRNIVHQAEAAIEGKQMV from the coding sequence ATGCATCGTATCAATGCCACATCGGGAGGATGGAATCCTCAGTCGGAAAGTATCATTTTTCTGGAACAAACCCCTGCTCCCATAGTATTTCTGACGTCTGCTGATACGGATATTCAAACTTTGGCGGCTGCTGTACCCAAATTACCCACGACATTTCCTGCTTTAAGAGTTGCCAACTTGCTGCAATTGCAGCATCAAGTCAGTATTGATAACTATGCCGAAAAAGTTTTAGAGTTCGCAAGCGTGATTGTTCTCCGTTTATTAGGAGGACGCTCTTACTGGGCTTATGGCTTAGAAGTTGTGCAAGAAATTGTCCAACGTAATGGTACAACTCTCATTGTAATGCCAGGAGATGACGCCATAGACCCCGATTTCATCTGTGGGTCTACCCTACCTTTGAGTACTGTGAATCAGGTATGGCAATACTTTAACGAAGGTGGGGTCGAAAATTTTCTCCACGCTCTGGAGTTTATCTGTGATACTTGCTTTTCAACTTTTTTTAATCCTCCATCACCGCAAGTTGTTCCCCGCGTAGGGTTGTATGAGTGGAGGAGGGAACAGGGAATAGGGAACAGGGAACAGGGAGCAGAAAGCAGGGAGCAGCGAGCAGCGAGCAGCGAGCAGCGAGCAGGGAGCAAGGAGAAAAATAACTCCCTCACTTATATAGTAGGAATTCTTTTCTACCGTGCTCATTATCTGGCAGGAAATACTAAGGTAATTGATGCTTTATGCAACAGTTTGGCAAAGCGAAATCTACAGCCAGTTCCAATTTTTGTTTCTTCTTTGCGTGATGTTGATGTTCAAGAAGAATTGTGTGAGTTTTTTCAACCTAAAGACACTCAGCAAATTGCCTTGCTGCTGAATACGACGAGTTTTTCTTTAGCCCGGTTGGAAACAGAAACACCGCAGATTGATTTGTGGCAAAAATTAGATGTCCCAGTGTTGCAAGTTATCCTCAGTGGTGGTTCAATTGAGCAATGGGGGATACAATTTCAAGGACTTTCACCCCGTGATATGGCGATGAATGTGGCGCTTCCAGAGGTAGATGGGCGAATTATTACTCGTGCTGTGTCTTTTAAGACGATACAAAGTAGCAATTCTTCTTTGGAAACTGATGTCGTGGTTTATGAACCGGTGGGCGATCGCATTGAGTTTGTCACCTCTCTAGCCGCAAATTGGGTACGTTTGCGCTCAAAACCTCCTCAAGAACGTCGTGTGGCGTTGATTTTGGCAAATTACCCGAACCGTGATGGACGCCTTGCAAATGGTGTCGGGTTGGATACGCCCGCCAGTTGTGTAGAAATTCTTAAGGCTTTGCAGTTGGCTGGGTATCAGGTGGAAAATTTGCCTGACACTGGAGATGAGTTGATTTCATGTCTCACTGCTGGGGTGACGAATGACTCGGAAGGTAGGGAGTTGCGTCCAGTTTTACAATGTGTTTCTTTGGCTGAGTATGAGGAGTTTTTTGGTTCGTTACCGGAGGTTGTGCAGAAGGGAGTTGGCGAAAGGTGGGGAAGTGTTTTTGAAACGAACCGCAGAGGCGCAGAGGGCGCAGAGAAAGAGAGAGAGGAGAGTTTTGCGGTTCCAGGAATTCAGTTGGGTAACATCTTTGTAGGAGTTCAACCAGCGCGGGGTTATGATGTTGATCCAAGTTTGAGTTATCATGCGCCTGATTTGGAGCCAACTCACGATTATTTGGCTTTTTATTATTGGGTGAGAACATGTTTTGGGGCAGATGCTGTTGTTCATGTTGGGAAACATGGAAATTTAGAATGGTTACCAGGTAAAAGTGTGGCTTTGTCGAGTTGCTGTTATCCAGAAGTGGCTTTGGGGGCGCTTCCACATTTGTATCCGTTTATTGTGAATGATCCTGGTGAGGGTTCCCAGGCGAAACGTCGTGCTCAAGCTGTGATTGTGGATCATCTGACGCCGCCTCTAACTCGTGCAGAACTTTATGGTTGTTTACATGAGTTGGAAAATTTGATTGATGAGTATTATGAGGCTCAGAGTTTGGATCCTTCTCGTTTACCAATGATTTGCGATCGCATACGCGAACTGGTTGTTCAAGAAAATCTTTTCTTGGATCTGGAATTGAAGGAAAAGGGAAAAGGGATTAAGGGAAAAGAAGAATCTTCTGTTTCAAGTTTTGATTTTTCAGTTTTACCTTCACTTGATGGTTACCTTTGTGAATTGAAGGAAGCTCAAATCCGTGATGGATTACATATTTTTGGGCAATGTCCTCAAGGACGACAGTTGCGAGATTTAATTGTTGCGATCGCACGTCATCCCAATCGTCATCATGTCGGGCTGACTCGTGCTTTGGCTCAAGATTTAGGTTTAGATTTTGATCCGCTCACGACTGATTTTAGTACTCAGCTATCAGTCCAAGATATTCAGAGTTTAGCTAACAAAACTCAACACTCCTGTCGCAGTGTCGGCGATGCTGTCGAATTTTTAGAAGAACAAGCCGCCGAATTAGTAGAAGAACTCAGAACTCAGAACGGGCTTCGCCCCGCTACGCTAACAGAACTCAGAATTCAGAACTCAAAACTCCCAACTGTTCTTGACTGGATACGTGCTACCCTTCTGCCTTCTTTACTACAAACCGATCAAGAAATTACCAATTTGTTACACGGACTTGATGGTGGATATGTCCCCAGTGCCCCGGCTGGCGCACCAACGCGAGGGCGTCCAGAAGTTCTGCCAACTGGTAAAAATTTTTATTCTGTTGACATCCGCGCAATACCAACGGAAACTGCTTGGGATGTAGGTAGAAAAGCTGCTGAGACAGTTGTTGAGCGTTATGTACAAGAGGAAGGGGAGTATCCGAAAACACTGGGATTATCTGTCTGGGGAACTGCCACGATGCGGACTGGAGGTGATGATATTGCACAGGCGTTAGCTTTACTTGGGGTGCAGCCTGTATGGGATGGTGCGGCACGACGGGTGGTAGATTTTGAAATTTTACCGCTTTCTGTTTTGGGACGTCCGCGTGTGGATGTGACGTTGCGAATCTCTGGTTTTTTTAGGGATGCTTTTCCTAACTTGATTGATTTGTTCGACTCGGCTGTGCAAGCAGTGGCGGCTTTAAACGAACCGTTAGAGGAAAATCCTCTAGCCGCGCAAGTGCGTCAAGAAACTGAGTATTGGACACAACTTGGTTTAAGTTTACCAGAGGCAAGAGTGCGATCGCGCTACCGCATCTTTGGTTCTAAGCCAGGAGCTTATGGTGCAGGACTTCAAGGTTTAATTGAAGGACAAAACTGGACAGATGATCAAGATCTAGCTCGTGCCTACATCAACTGGAGTTGCTATGCCTACTCTTCGTCAGCAAGAGAAGCGCAGGAAGCAACCGATGCAGGAGTACAAGACAATTCCAAATTAGAAGTCTCTCCCTCATCCCCGTCATCGCTTCAACAAGGACGTTCCGCGCCAGAAGCATTTGAAATGCGGTTGCGAGAAATGCAGATAGTGTTACACAACCAAGACAATCGCGAACACGATTTGCTCGATTCTGACGATTACTATCAATTCCAGGGTGGTTTAACAGCTGCAATACGTGCTGTACAGGGAAAGAATCCCCAAACTTATTTTGGTGATCATTCCATTCCAGCCAAGCCGCAAGTCCGTCAACTTAAAGAAGAAATCGCACGGGTGTATCGTTCTCGGGTTGTGAATCCTAAATGGATAGCAGGAATGATGCGCCACGGTTACAAAGGTGCTTTTGAAATGGCGGCAACTGTTGATTATTTATTTGCCTACGATGCCACGGCAAAATGTGTGGAAGACTATATGTATCAGGGGATAACTGAGGCGTATTTGTTCGATCCAGTTGTTTCGGAATTTGTCTATCAAAAGAACCCATACGCTTTGCGTGATATGGCTGAAAGATTGTTGGAAGCACATCAGCGCGGTTTATGGGACGATGTAAATACACAAACACTGGAACATTTACGAAACATAGTACATCAAGCTGAAGCAGCTATTGAAGGAAAACAAATGGTGTAA
- a CDS encoding peptidoglycan-binding domain-containing protein, with protein sequence MENLAYLHVSSVYEDLPSSELISLSRLFKQTVAPDWKRLSGRAWKYMLPLALGLSVLSGVSSALALEKNDRGPSVKTLQQQLKAAGFYQASVTQVYDTETEAAVRRFQRAAGLDVNGVAGSVTLEKLENWRTSNQSSQATKISTRNEQIRTTSSENQSVTNKRRSSNILQKGDEGEDVRVLQERLRIAGFYTGNATKVFGPITEEAVKRFQQAYNLAPDGVVGSETQAKLPTLSIGYGDDSPTNQPTTGDKLRLGDRGEAVRILQEQLINAGYLQGEPNGYFGPNTADAVRRFQEDNYLAASGIAGPTTRAKLYSMANDAPTSGDFSVLEIQRRLREQGFYKGALNGVMGDETKKAIRQAQQFYGMSLSNVRSGRF encoded by the coding sequence ATGGAAAATCTTGCGTATTTACACGTATCATCCGTTTATGAGGACTTACCCTCCAGTGAATTAATATCGCTCAGCCGTTTGTTTAAGCAAACAGTAGCGCCGGATTGGAAACGTCTGTCTGGTAGGGCTTGGAAATATATGCTACCTTTAGCCCTGGGTTTATCTGTTCTCAGTGGTGTGAGCAGCGCCCTAGCACTTGAGAAAAACGATCGCGGTCCTTCTGTGAAAACTCTACAACAACAGTTGAAAGCAGCAGGCTTCTATCAAGCTTCCGTCACTCAAGTATACGACACTGAGACAGAAGCTGCTGTGCGCCGCTTCCAAAGAGCGGCTGGTTTAGACGTTAACGGTGTTGCTGGATCTGTGACTTTAGAAAAATTAGAGAATTGGCGTACCTCTAATCAAAGTTCCCAGGCGACAAAGATCAGCACTAGAAATGAGCAAATCAGAACAACCAGTTCTGAGAATCAATCAGTCACTAACAAGCGTCGCAGTTCTAACATTCTCCAAAAAGGAGATGAAGGTGAAGATGTCAGAGTTCTACAAGAACGATTGCGAATTGCAGGCTTTTATACAGGTAACGCCACAAAAGTATTTGGTCCAATTACTGAAGAAGCTGTCAAGCGATTCCAACAAGCTTATAACTTAGCCCCTGATGGAGTTGTCGGATCAGAAACGCAAGCAAAACTCCCAACACTTTCTATTGGTTATGGAGATGATTCACCCACTAACCAACCTACCACTGGAGATAAACTTCGGTTGGGCGATCGTGGTGAGGCTGTAAGAATTCTTCAAGAACAATTAATCAACGCAGGATACTTACAAGGAGAGCCAAACGGTTACTTTGGTCCTAATACAGCAGATGCTGTACGCCGGTTCCAGGAAGATAATTACCTAGCCGCAAGCGGTATTGCTGGTCCAACTACCCGCGCTAAATTGTATAGCATGGCGAATGATGCTCCTACAAGTGGTGATTTTAGTGTTTTGGAGATTCAAAGACGACTACGGGAGCAGGGTTTTTACAAAGGTGCTCTTAATGGTGTGATGGGAGATGAGACAAAAAAAGCTATTAGACAAGCACAACAATTCTACGGAATGAGTTTGAGTAACGTCAGAAGCGGACGCTTTTAG